A segment of the Oscillatoria sp. FACHB-1406 genome:
ACTCGAACGTAGTAGCGAAGCCGAATCACGGTGGGAACCGGAAATTCTGAATAGACGTAGTGTTGTTGGTACTCTAGCTGTTCTGCCTTACCCTTCAGCAAAAGTACGACCGCTCGTCGCCACGTTGTGATGTTGAGCGGTTCGTAGGAAGCGTTCAAAACGAGAACCTTGCTCATTTGTTTTTAACAGTTGCCAAAACCTACCAAAGATGGTAGCACACTAGAAGTGTAAAACTGCTTTCCCTGCTCTGCGGTAGCCTTGCAAGCCGAGAGAATCGCAAATTAGGCAGAACAGATAAACAGACTCAATGGCACGGATTTCAGGAGAGTTGGGAGCGTCCAAACTCCCCTTTATCAAGGTTTGTGGTATTAGTCCCTACCGCTTTAAGTGCCATTCAATCCAACGGATAATGATTAATTATTAATTTTTAATTAAACATCGATTCCGCCATCAAGCCGCTTTAAGGAATGAGTCGCTGCTGCACGAACGCCAGCATTGGTATCTTTTGTTAAGAAAATGAGAGCGGAGCGACTTTTGGGAGTGGGCAAATTCCCCAGCGCTTCGGCAAGGCGCTGCCGTATCAGCCAATCTTCAGATGCAGCAAAGCGAAGGATTGCCTCGACAGCATCGATAGCTCCTATTTCCCCAATAGCAGAGATAGCTGCTTGCTGCAACAAAATTTCTTTGCTCTCGAGAGCTTGAAGCAAAAGTTGTTTGGCGCGGGAATCTTGGAGGTTGCCGAGAGAAACTGCCGCACTAAACCGGACGAGCCATTGGGTATCTTCGTAAAAAGCGCGCGCCAGCGGTTCAAAAGCGCGAATATCGCCGAGATATCCGAGCGCTCCGGCGGCCTCAGCGCGAATGCCATAATCGGGATCGGTTTCGAGCAATTTAATCAGGAGCGGATAGCATTCTTCGGTGTGCTTTACGCCGAGGGCAAAAATTGCCATCGATCGCACCGGCAGCATTTCATCGTACAAAACTTTCTGAATCAGGGGAACCGCATCTCGAGCGGGAACGGTTTGCAACGCCGCCAGAGCCAATAAGCGATCGCGAGAATCGCTACTCTCGAGTTGGCGGGCGATCTCTTCTAATCCAATTTGAGTCATGGCGACCTCCGGAATAAATATCAACAATTGTAACGAATTTCTAAGGATTGGCGGCGCTCGGAAATCCGCCCTCAGTTGTTCGTCACCCGTTCGGTTGGCTTTGCCGCAGGTCTGAGTGCGCCCTCTCCCAAAGTTGGGTTAACCGGCTTAAAGCAGGAATTTTTGTGAAGCTTTTGGCACGATCCCCGATTCGTATATGAGAATGGCCTAACAGGCCTTTATTGCTTTCACGCCCTTAGCGCTTATGCAACTGTTTCACCGACGACCCGCTGATGAAATACCAACGGAGGAAGATACGCGCACTCGCATTTTGAACGCTGCCTTAAAGTTGTTTGCCCGCCAAGGCTACGATGCAACCACAACTAAAGATTTAGCAGCAGCGGCGGGCGTGGCAGAAGGAACCCTGTTTCGACATTTTGTCAATAAGAAAGCAATTTTGGTGGAAGTCGCAACGAAGGGATGGGTAGATATCCTCACCGATTTGCTGACGGAGTTGAGCGAGATGGGGAGTTACAAAGCAGTGGCGCAGGTGATGCGTCGGCGAATGTTGCGAATGTGGGAAAGCAGCGATTTGATGCGGGTCTGCTTTATGGAAGCGCAATTTCATCCCGAATTGCGCGATCGCATCCAGTTAGAAGTCATCACCAAAATGACCGACGTGGCGGAAGCCTTTTTCCAAACCGCAATGGATCGCGGGATTTATCGACGCACTAACCCAAAAATTGTCGCTCAAGTCTTTTTAGGGATGTTCGCGATCGCGGGCTTCTCCGATCGCACCATCATCAACCCCAACGCCTCCCCCCGAGAAATGCAAGAAATGGCTGAAGGCATTGCCGATATTTTTCTGCACGGAGTCCTCGCCAACGACGCTTAGCGTTCCTTAATAGCCCAGCGGCGCATTATTATTGGCCGGAGTTTCCTGCTTTTGCTCTTCGGGAGTCGGCTTCTGTTGCGATTGCACCGAAGCCGGATAAAGATAAATCGTTTGGCTGGGCGAGGGAAACACTAAACCCGTTTCCTTATTCTGGGCTTGTTTGGCTAGCTGATGCTTAAAAGTTTCATCAGCTGCTGTTAGGCTGCGCGTCTCTCGTTGCAACCGTTCCAGCGTTTGATACGCTTCGCTCCACTGCTGTTGGAGATAGACTGTTGCCGCGTAGAGTGCTAGCGCCGCACCAATTAAAGAAAACGCCACAACCGAAGAACCCCGCTGCAACAACACCAGTATTTCTAGCAAAGGGGGTAGAGAACGCGCCGAAGTCGTTCGCGAAGGTTGGGAAGCCCCAGAAGCCGCTCGGGAACGATGCGCGCGCAAACCTTCTCTCACTCGAGCCGTTTTGACAGGAGGCGACTTTTTGACTCTCGGTCGCCTTAAACCTCTCGGATCGCGGGGTGAAACAGACATAAGCAGTTAAACATACAGCCAATTGCGATACAATCCTAACATTCAATGCTCGCTAGCCACTTTTGACCCGAACTAAATGGACGGATTTCACCCAAGCCATCCTTCAATTTTTGTGCTAATGTTGCAAAAGTAAATACAACCTAACAGTTCTTTACAGGAGCAATTAAATGACTAAGAAATTTTTAACTTTAGCTTGCCTTTTTGCTTTAGCTCTGCCTTTAGTCGCTTGCGGCGGTGGGGATAAGGCTCCTAGTGAATCGCCGGCTTCTCCGACTGAATCGCCCTCGTAATAACTAGGAATTGCCAAGCGTTTTTCTAGCCATTCTCTAAAATATTAAATTGGGCTTTGCTCCATGCAAGCAAAGCCCGACTACTTGCCAATCTTAAATTTGAAATTTGGCAGAAAAAAGGGGTTAACCTTACCAGGTCAACCCGCAAGCTTGGGAACGCGCATCGATCGCTACTGCTGCACAACCAGCTTAACGTTAGCATTTTGCAAACCGCGTTGCTTCACTTCTGCCAGGGTTTTATTAACAGCGTATTTTTGGTTGATCGAATTGATCAATTCGGTTTGATTGTGCTTCTTGGCAACGCCCCAGAGATCGGCGATTAAATCGTAAGTGCCGTCGCTGTTGCAGGACCAGCCGAGATCGTATTCGCCATCGAGAACGGCAACCAAATCGGCACGGACGCGCTGACCGTTGTAGCCGCGCACATCAGCGCTGGACTTGGTGGAGATGCCGAGGTCTTGCAAAGAAGCCTTGAGGATTTCGACATCGGTGATTTTGGTACGGAGGGTGCTAAAGTGAGACATTATTGGATTTCCTCTTAACTCTAAAACGACAGTTGTTGGTTTGGGTTTGCCGCTAACTTGGGGAAAAGCGGCGTTTTGGGTTGTGCTGCTAGCAATCGATTTGCTAGCCTTAGCCCCCGTATCGCTACGGGAGAAAGCCTGTTTTACGATTCCAATTGCAGGTATTCTGCAATGGCGGCGGCGGCAGGTCGGGCGCGTTGCCTTGCCCAATCTCTCAGGGCAGTGACCTGTTCCATCATCGTGCGGGACAGAGGGAGTGTGGCTTTGAGAGCGGCGATGATGTCTAGCTGCGTGAATTCGCGTTCTTGCGCGAAAGCTTCGTACATGGCAGCGACAATCGCTTGCTCTATCTCTGCACCGGAAAATCCGTCGGACATATTGGCAAGCTGATGTAAATCGAAGCGAGATATTTCATTGCGTCGCTTGCCAAGGTGAATTTGGAAAATCTGTTGGCGTTCTTCAGTGGTCGGTAAATCAACGAAGAAGATTTCGTCGAAACGTCCTTTGCGTAAAAACTCTCCAGGAAGCCGCTCGATGCGGTTTGCGGTTGCCATGACGAACACGGGAGAGGTTTTTTCTTGCATCCAAGTCAGGAAGGAACCGAAGATGCGGCTACTCGTACCGCCGTCGGAATCAGCAGAACCCGTACCGCCTGCAAAGGCTTTGTCGAGTTCGTCGATGAAGAGGATAACGGGGGAGATCGATTCGGCTGTTTTGAGCGCGTTCCGCAGGTTGGCTTCCGATCGCCCGACCATCGAACCATCGTAGACTCGACCCATATCTAAACGCAGGAGGGGCAATCCCCACAGACGCGCTGTAGTTTTGGCGATTAAGGATTTACCGCAACCCGGTACGCCGAGGATTAACATCCCCTTGGGCTGGGGCAAGCCATATTCTCTGGCGCGCTCGGTGAAGGCGTTTGAGCGCTGCTTCAACCAGCGTTTTAATTCTTCTAAGCCGCCGACGGAAGCAAGGGTTTCGTCTTCTTCGATATATTCGAGGATGCCGTTGCGACGAATGAGTTGCTTTTTCTCGGAGAGGACGATTTCAACTTCTTCTTCAGTGAGACGACCCGTCTTGACGCAAGCTTTTCGATAAACTTTTTCGGCTTCGTCTTTGGTTAAGCCGAGGGCAGCTTTAAGGAGTTTTTCCCGCGTGTCGGTGGTCGTGCGCTGCTTGTTTCTGACGCGATCGAGTTGTTTGGATAGCACCCGGTCTAATTCGTTGAGATTGGGAAGGGCAAAGTCTAAGACGACCACTTCTTTTTCCAATTCAATCGGGATTTGCTGAACCGGCGACATCAGAATAATAATTTTTTCGGTTCCTTTAAAGCTCGCGATCGCATCTCTTAACCAACGAGTGGTTGCAGGCGCGTCGATAAAGGGGTGCAAATCTTTAAAGATAAATATACCCGGTTCTCGATGCTGCACGACCCATTGGATGGCAGCTTCGGGCGAAACAGTGTTGTGCTGGGTAACGCTGCGGGGTTGGCCGTGTTCGACTAAACCGTGAGTGACAGTCCAGACGAAGACTCGACGTTGTTGGGTTTTGGCTTTGGCAATCTCGTCGGCGATCGCCTGTTCCGCTCTTTCCTCTTCAGACGTGACGAGGTAAATCAGGGGATATTGAGCTTGAATGAGAATACTTAGCTCTTCTTTCATGACTATCGACCTAGCGTTGAATACGGCACAATCCCTAACCTCGTTGCTAGATTTCGGCCTTCGATTTAGCTGGTTAACAAGGGAACCAATTCTTCCGAAGCATCCGAGCTAGCACTGACTGTTTCTTCTCGAACTTTGGGGGGTTGGACTTCCTCAGACAAGACACCCGGTTGATTTTTGAGGGAAATCAATTCGCCATCCCGCTCGATTATGGGGCTATGGCATTCCGGACAGGCATATACCCGATGCGTCCTCCCGTGGGCGGGTTCTGCTTCTTCGACCACTTCAGGATTTTGGAGGTAGAACTGGATAGCTCTCTCGACCATTGACGACATCGATTCGGCATCTACTGCTGCTCGAATTTTTAGCTGTCGATGAATTCCTGGTGGAAGATAAACTGTGACCTTCTGCTTGTCTTGCATTTCTCTTACTAAGTGTTCTACCCGGGTATGCTATGCAAGCTTACTGGGTTTACTAGGGGCTGTCAAGACAGTAAGCTGCTATGACGGCAATATTGTTACATTAGTTAATAATTGGACTGCCAAAGGGCGATCGCGCCGTCGGCAGAACTGCTGGTAAGGCGCTTACCATCAGGGCTAAAGGTAATAGCAAGAACCCGCTGGCGATGACCCGATAGCGTACAAAGTTCTCGCTCGCTCGGAAGCTGCCATAGTTTTACGGTATTATCCCAACTGCCCGTTGCCAGGAGAGTGCCATCGTTATTAAATGTAATGGTGGAAACGCGATCGCGATGTCCGGTTAGCACGTGCGGTTCTGGACGCTCGAGATTCCACAACTGAATCGCGCGATCGAGTCCCCCCGTCGCAATGGTTTTTCCGTCTGGGGAGTAGGCAATGCTTAAAATTCCGGAATTCCCCCGCAGAGAACGAATCAGCTTTCCCGTTTCGAGATCGCGAATTCTCAGCGACTTTTCCCAACCGCCACTCGCAAAGCTTTTTCCGTCCGGACTTATGGCGATCGCGCAAACCTCCGCCCCATAGCCCTTGAGATCGGCTCGAATCCTTCCCGTTGCGACCTCCCAGAGCTTAACAGTTTTATCGGCACTACCGCTGATTAAGGCGCGATTGTCCGGAGTCAAAGCGATCGCCGTAACCTTATCGGTATGTCCGCTAGAACGCCCGCCAAAAGAACGAATGGGCGATCGCGACTTTAAATCCCAAAGCTTAATCATTCCATCCGCGCTTCCACTCACCAAAAATTGCCCGTTGGCACTGAAAGCAAGGCTATAGAGGGGTTTTCCAGTATCTCGAAACGTACAAAGATTTTGTCCAGTCTTTACCTGACAGAGCTTTATCGTGCCATCACTACTGGCGATCGCGAAAATATGCCCTCGAGGGTGAATGGCGATCGCGTCAACCGTTCCCCGATGGGTGCAGAAAAGGCGCACCTGCCTCCAAAGTGACGGATTTGCCTGAGACGAGGGTTCGGGGGCAGAAGTTGAGGAAGATTGACACTGGAGTTTTAATTCGGCAGCTTTGCAAAAATCAGCTTCTGCCCGGTTTTGATAGCCCAGCTTTTCGTTGAGAAAGCCGCGATATTGGTAAGCTTGAATGTATTGCGGGTTGAGGTGAAGGGCGGCAGTGAAATCAGCGATCGCCTCTAATAGGTTTCCCGCTTCTGCATTAGCAACGCCCCAGTTATAACATTCCTCCGGTGAAGTTGGGCGGGTTGAAGCTCTGGTGGACTTCCCACTCGTTTCGTTGCCAGCACTCCGCGCGGAGAAGTTCCCCTCCAAACCGCTTCTAAGATATTCATACGCCTCGGCAATCTGCTTGAACTTCTCCTCTGCTTGTTGCTTCAATACTTCGTCACCAACAAAAAGATCCGGATGCCAAGTACGGGCGAGTTGGCGATACGCTTGCTTAATCGCTTCGGGCGATGCGCCCGCTTTAAGTCCTAAAATCGCATAATAACGGTCGAGAGACTTCATCTTAATTGTTGTGCTGTCCGGTTCCTACTCAATGTACCCAAACAAGCAATGTCGCGAATTCATCCTAACCGCAGCCCTCATTTAGTCCTCATCGGAGGCGGACACAGCCACGCGATCGCGCTAAAATTACTCGCAACTCATCCCATCCCCAACCTGCGCCTTACTCTCATTAGCGATGTCACCCACACGCCTTATTCCGGGATGCTACCCGGTTATATCGCTGGGTTTTACAGCTACGAGGAAACCCATATCGATTTGCCCCCTTTGGCTGAGTTGGCGGGAGCGGAATTTATACACGATCGCGCCGTTGGTTTAGACTTAGAACGAAAATGCGTTATCTGTGACGAAAGCAGCCCT
Coding sequences within it:
- a CDS encoding HEAT repeat domain-containing protein translates to MTQIGLEEIARQLESSDSRDRLLALAALQTVPARDAVPLIQKVLYDEMLPVRSMAIFALGVKHTEECYPLLIKLLETDPDYGIRAEAAGALGYLGDIRAFEPLARAFYEDTQWLVRFSAAVSLGNLQDSRAKQLLLQALESKEILLQQAAISAIGEIGAIDAVEAILRFAASEDWLIRQRLAEALGNLPTPKSRSALIFLTKDTNAGVRAAATHSLKRLDGGIDV
- a CDS encoding TetR/AcrR family transcriptional regulator, which produces MQLFHRRPADEIPTEEDTRTRILNAALKLFARQGYDATTTKDLAAAAGVAEGTLFRHFVNKKAILVEVATKGWVDILTDLLTELSEMGSYKAVAQVMRRRMLRMWESSDLMRVCFMEAQFHPELRDRIQLEVITKMTDVAEAFFQTAMDRGIYRRTNPKIVAQVFLGMFAIAGFSDRTIINPNASPREMQEMAEGIADIFLHGVLANDA
- a CDS encoding DUF1257 domain-containing protein; this translates as MSHFSTLRTKITDVEILKASLQDLGISTKSSADVRGYNGQRVRADLVAVLDGEYDLGWSCNSDGTYDLIADLWGVAKKHNQTELINSINQKYAVNKTLAEVKQRGLQNANVKLVVQQ
- a CDS encoding AAA family ATPase → MKEELSILIQAQYPLIYLVTSEEERAEQAIADEIAKAKTQQRRVFVWTVTHGLVEHGQPRSVTQHNTVSPEAAIQWVVQHREPGIFIFKDLHPFIDAPATTRWLRDAIASFKGTEKIIILMSPVQQIPIELEKEVVVLDFALPNLNELDRVLSKQLDRVRNKQRTTTDTREKLLKAALGLTKDEAEKVYRKACVKTGRLTEEEVEIVLSEKKQLIRRNGILEYIEEDETLASVGGLEELKRWLKQRSNAFTERAREYGLPQPKGMLILGVPGCGKSLIAKTTARLWGLPLLRLDMGRVYDGSMVGRSEANLRNALKTAESISPVILFIDELDKAFAGGTGSADSDGGTSSRIFGSFLTWMQEKTSPVFVMATANRIERLPGEFLRKGRFDEIFFVDLPTTEERQQIFQIHLGKRRNEISRFDLHQLANMSDGFSGAEIEQAIVAAMYEAFAQEREFTQLDIIAALKATLPLSRTMMEQVTALRDWARQRARPAAAAIAEYLQLES
- a CDS encoding DnaJ domain-containing protein, with the protein product MKSLDRYYAILGLKAGASPEAIKQAYRQLARTWHPDLFVGDEVLKQQAEEKFKQIAEAYEYLRSGLEGNFSARSAGNETSGKSTRASTRPTSPEECYNWGVANAEAGNLLEAIADFTAALHLNPQYIQAYQYRGFLNEKLGYQNRAEADFCKAAELKLQCQSSSTSAPEPSSQANPSLWRQVRLFCTHRGTVDAIAIHPRGHIFAIASSDGTIKLCQVKTGQNLCTFRDTGKPLYSLAFSANGQFLVSGSADGMIKLWDLKSRSPIRSFGGRSSGHTDKVTAIALTPDNRALISGSADKTVKLWEVATGRIRADLKGYGAEVCAIAISPDGKSFASGGWEKSLRIRDLETGKLIRSLRGNSGILSIAYSPDGKTIATGGLDRAIQLWNLERPEPHVLTGHRDRVSTITFNNDGTLLATGSWDNTVKLWQLPSERELCTLSGHRQRVLAITFSPDGKRLTSSSADGAIALWQSNY